The segment GATCACCATGAACCCAGAGTTAGCTGAAGCTTACTATACTCTGGGGCGTGCTCTACAAAAACAAGAGCGCTGGGAAGACGCGATCTCAGCTTATCAAAGAGCGCAGGAGCTTCAGCCGGAGGTGCGTGAAATCGCCGTTTGTCTAGCAAATGCTTTTTATGCTCAGGGGACGCTCCCATTAGACCAGCAGGTGCATTATGCAACAGTCAATTCTGAGCTAGGCGACGAGTGCCAACAGATGGGTGATGATAACGGCGCTATTGAGTGCTATCAGCAAGCGATCGCGATGAATCCAGCACTAGTAGAAGCTTACCTTGCTCTGGGGCTTGTCTTGCAAAAACAGAAAAGATGGGAAGCCGCGATCGCGGCTTATCAAAAAGTACAGACACTTCAACCTGATAATCTTCAAGCCGAGTTGGGTATCGCTGCTGTGCTTCATGCCCAGAACAAATTATCGATTGAAGATCAAGCTCGTTATGCTGCACTCAGCTACGAATTAGGGAATGCTCAGCGGCAAGCGGGTGATTTAAAGAGCGCGATCGAATCTTATCGGCAGGCAATTACTTTACGACCCGATTTAGTTGAGGTTCGCAATCATCTACGACTTGCATTGCAAGATCAGGGCAACGTCAAAATTAAGGTCAGTTGTGCAAAACAGTAGCAAAAAAGTAGGGGTGAGATACTCTCTACTCTCGCCCCTATCAAAATTAAAGAAAATCAAAAAGCTTGAGAGCTTGAACTGGGTAACTGACAAAACGTTGAACATCATCTTGGCTGCGTTTCTGTCCCGCACCAGATTCAAAACCCGGTGCTAACCATGCGAACTCCCTAAAGGGACTCCTGAACCCAGCTAATGGCTTAGGAATACAGTCTCTTCAGAGACTTCGTTCGATGAGCACGGGGTTTCAACCTCGTGCGGAGCAATGCGATCGCGTGCAAGCCATGCGAGATGAGAAAGATTTGTCAGTCAATCAGGAGCTTGAGACTAAGGTTTATCGATGACCAGGATTTTACCCTTAACAATCATCGTGTCTTTGTTTGAAAAGTATTTTACTTTTGTCTTCTCGATCACCTTGTCTCCCGAGCCAAAGAGATCAACTCCAGCCAGCGAATCGGTTCCGGTCGCAACTGCTATCCCACTGCCTTTTCCGATAGATCCTCCATTTCCCAATTCTTTCACTTTAGTTCTGGTATCAGTTAGGGTGAAGCTTGAATCTCCGGTAGCGGATGCGTCAGCCGTTACACCGACAATAACTCCTCCTGAAATTGTCTTGATGTCTAGAACATGTTCTAAATAGTTCAAATCGTTGATCTGCATAGGATGTATCTCACAGATAAAGCTATTTTTACAATCTAAGCAGGTGTTCGTTGAAACAAATTGCCAATTTGGCACATTCTACTCAATAGTCCACATCGAGAGAATGGCAAAGCTTTGTTAGCAGAATTAGCCAAAATGGCAACATCTAATTTTTTTCAATCCCTACACTAGCTAAAAAGCCTTATTTGATCGTTTAGCTTTATACATCTTCAGGGCTGCTTGAGTCTCAATCATCTCATTTCATCTCTTGTATAAACGATCATGAAAGCGATCGCGAATAATTCCGTCTCAATACACAATCGCCCTGCCTCCATCAGTCGGTAAAATTAATTCCTACTGTAGAAGGCTGGATAGATCCTTCAATTATTCTTTCAACTCTACAGGTTCAGTGATGTTTATTCAGATTGAAAACGGCATGGTTTCCTCGTCATACTCTTCGATTCAACCTGATGAGATTGTTGGTTACTTGAAGAAGAACCTGCAATTCAAAGAAGTGTGTCAGGCGATTTTCACTCAAAAAATTATTGATCAAACGGCTCGTGAGCGTGAGATTTTTGTCTCGCCTGAGGAAATCCAAGCAGAGGCCGATCTCATCCGACGTGACCTACGGCTAGAGCGTGCCACTGATACATTAGCTTGGCTGGCAGAGCAGCAAATTACAGTTGAAGATTGGGAAGCGGGCATCCGCGATCGACTACTCACCCAAAAATTAAAAGAGACGCTATTTGGGCAGCAAGTTGAAGGTTTTTTCGCCCAGAATCGCCTGAATTTTGAGCGGGTGATTCTGTATCAAGTTCTTGTTCCTTACGAGCATGTGGCTCGAGAAGTTTTTTATCAAACCGAGGAACGAGAAATTAGTTTTTATGAGGCGGCTCATCTTTACGATATGGATAGTAAACGGCGATATCAGTGTGGATATGAAGGAGCCGTATATCGTTGGAATTTGAAACCAGAAATTGCAGCGGCAGCATTTGGTGCGACCCCA is part of the Leptolyngbya boryana PCC 6306 genome and harbors:
- a CDS encoding peptidylprolyl isomerase, whose translation is MFIQIENGMVSSSYSSIQPDEIVGYLKKNLQFKEVCQAIFTQKIIDQTAREREIFVSPEEIQAEADLIRRDLRLERATDTLAWLAEQQITVEDWEAGIRDRLLTQKLKETLFGQQVEGFFAQNRLNFERVILYQVLVPYEHVAREVFYQTEEREISFYEAAHLYDMDSKRRYQCGYEGAVYRWNLKPEIAAAAFGATPGEVVRPIQTDQGFHLLLVEEFIPAQLTPEIREEILSTLFSEWLSGELNHWLNQ